attactgactttaggggtgagactacctttacatccgtggttgcaaaagatgttatctttgatcggatatgcacctgggcaactcaatcctggtttctgggatactttgattggattttatatcatttggatggagtgtgggttgtgtgagccttctttccatcagtggcgttactgttacaagatgcgcccagcaaaatcatgcactggttatgccgagtgtgcatgccggagtgagagagagcgtattgtgtatggtaagaaaaaggcatactacacatggaaaaaccgttggtgctttctgtataatgattgggagtatgataagggtgtcacgcctgagcaacgtgtgcttactcacttccagactgtaggttgtaacgtatcaaccgttcgtactatttgctatttgttgtggtcttttcttgcttctaacactttGCTTCATGTAGTGACGCGGGGCACCATCAAACTGTTTGGGCATGAGCTATCTaacatagagaaggtgttgagggtgcccaaagaggatagacacttaagcaagctacgacccttatttcgtcggtacggtttccaacccttagtttccgagagccagggacgatcgagtaagttgtatccttcatgtaaactttgctcttttccttactttatttggaaagttgtatttcttattttgattttccttatgcagtggagaaggtaagcaagaaaacagggactagcaccaataaaaggaaagcaccagtgttagttccttcggaagacatcctaccgcataagaaaattcataagttccgAGGGGAACCATCCGTTAGACCTAAGTCCCAAGATGGGGTCCTTAAGGGGCCTGCCTTTAGGAAGACTGGAGTCGAGGCCGTTGAAAATGCTGCTGCCGTAGTTGCAGGAGAAGGGAGCCGATTGTTGCCTCCTCCTCTTACTATGGAGCACACTGTCCAGGAAAGTGATCCTGGTTCCCGCCATGAggggaaaggcaaggaaagagctggtagtgtcccgtggaaggacttgagggttgccacgcggccaaaggattttggggatatcaacaattgcttggcagggcgtcgattcgccttcgatgagctcggagagcccttagctaaggatgaatcggattgcgaccggatgttgaaactgtcttcatatgtgagtgttactttgtcatttccttactttttcctctttattatcattatttaggtagtgatgatcgtcttgccatgcaggtcatggccgagtatcacgacagactgcaagaggttgagcggtacaaggcaaaactgaaggagaataagcagcttgtggacgaggcccgaaggaataagggacttttgactcaggctctccaactgaaggacgaaaccatggagagcttgaaaaggcgaaatggtgagaacctaaggcttaagaaattgcttgaggcaactaaaaaacagttggaggtggctaccttggaggtatccaaggttaggggagaattggatggtgccttagttgagatttctgaactggagaagagcattccaactgaaagagaggctgctgtgcaagaatacttaagttcttcgacctttcatcttgctattaaaccctactgtgctcaagaagctcgctttgaaaaaaggaaatggatggccgtccttgatcgttatgatgatgggagcattcttcgaaaataccacgaagatatagatgagcatcatcgaaagggcgagacatttatccttgctgttgatcctagcagcgaagatgagtctgataatgaaggtagtgctgatgcacagactcagcatggtgaagaggatcttggggatgcagaggatgatggtaggacgcggagtgatactgccaggggttcggcttcagatgagaatgaatagcagtgtctttactatctgcatgtattctggatgtagtagtctgatgtgtgtataacatgtgcccatgttataagcttgagagttttggattttaggtgtttatgagtgtttgcactattattaatgcatgtttggctatgtatgaatagatctattgtttggatataagtcattgtttggttgttcctttctttgtatagtcttgtcgacacatacttagattttgtttcgtgttggatatatctgctttgaggtttcaacacttgagtgttccattgctaggaatgtaaaagagtgagggctgagttggctaaattacctctttattgaattcattgccaaatggctttcattacataggatgccgaacggctatagctcaacacttgtacatcgtgagtctatttgtagtagtacttcaagtgatcagcgtttcatggatggccaagggtcttgccatcggagcttctaagtgtgtaagagccagagcgactgatgccaatgacttcatacggtccatcccagtttggactaagtgtgccttcactcgggactctgttgcagagtaatcttttctttaagacccagtctcctattttgaaagaacgaggcttgaccctagagtcataatagttggagatgcgctgcttgtaggcgacattcttcaagtgagcttggtttctgtgttcctcgactaaatccaagttgagggtgagttgtttgtcattttcactttgaatgtagttctggactcggaatgttgcttgctcgagctcaacagggacaaccgactatgtgccaaaggcaagtgagaatggagtttctcctgttgaagttcgatatgaagtgcgatatgaccaaagaacttggggtacaaattctggccaacagcctttagctttgtccaagctggttttcaaagtgcgcttgattattttgttgatggcctcaacttgtccattagactggggatgagctggagaggcaaatcataagttgatgttgaacttagagcagaacaacctgaacttcttgttgtcaaactgtcgcccattgtcagtgactatcgcattgggaatgccgaatctacaaatgatgttcttccacacgaagtcttctatctttgcctcagtaatggttgccaagggttctacttcggcccactttgtgaagtagtccactgcaacgactgcgtaacagactttgcccttccctgccggcattgggccgatcaaatcaagtccccactgggcgaagggccaagggctgatcataggagtaagaggctctggaggggaatgaggaatagtcgcatatcgttgacatttgtcacatgagcgggatactttgatggcatcctggtggagtgttggccagtaatatccttggcgaaaagtcttgtgtgctagggatcgagatccagcatgatctccacagactccctcatgtatttcccgaaggacgatttccgcctcggcaggcgtaagacaccttaagtatggcaagctaaaacctcgcttatagagttgatcattgatgatcaggtagcgggtagacttgtatcgaatttgcttagcctggactttatcatttgggagggtgccatgagcaaggaaattatagatcggggtgatccaactatccccctgttgtaagttgcatacttctgcggccatggtgcttggtgttgccaacagttcgacatgaatttttcttccaatcttgtcttccacagctgaggcgaggcgagccagggcgtctgcatgactgtttgccgctcgaggaacttgggtgatctggtagtggaagtgcttgagcaaaagttgtgtttgcgcaagatatgctgccatggagctgtccttagcatcaaagttgttggtaacctggttgaccactaattgggagtcactgaaaatatcaatttgtttaaccccgaggtgtttggccaaacgtaatcctgctagaagggcttcatactcggcctcattgtttgatgccttgaatttgaaacgaagagcatactccattgctactttgtcgggcgtagtcaagactagtcccgctccacagccctgttggttggatgagccatcaacatacagactctatgctgaggtcgttgattctactttctgagcttccgatggtaatgaagctactgcttcaggtgtagaagcaatgtcaacaggatatgtgaagtcggcgatgaaatctgctactgcttgacctttttcggctggttttggttggtaggagatgtcaaactcacccaatgctatcgcccatttgatcattcgtccagacgtgtcaggactctggagtatctgtcgaagagggtgattggtaagcacgatgatggcgtgtgcttggaaataagggcgaagtttccgagcagacatgaccaatgctagagctaatttctcaatgttggagtatcgtgtctccgcatcttgtagggccttgctagcgtagtagacgggccgttcgacaccactgtccattcgaataagaacagaactgactgctgaagccgaaaccgatagatagatgatgagagtgtcacaaacttctggtttggagagcagaggggctttactcatgtactctttgaggttcctgaatgccttggcacattcctccgtccatgtaatgtacttcttatttcccttgagtgctttgaagaaaggagcacatctgtctgtggccttagagatgaatctggttaaggctgccaccttgccagtaaggctttggatgtcttttgaagttattggctctttcatgtcgaggattgctttgatcttttcagggttagcttcaatgcctcgttggctaatcatgaagcctaagaatttgccagagcccacgccgaaggcacatttgttggggttcaacctcattcgatacctctttagaatggtgaaagtttcagataggttggtgatgtgttggccagcatgtttgcttttgactagcatatcatcaacgtaaacttccatgttcttcccaatttgttcggcgaacattgaattgaccagtctctgataagttgctcctgcattctttaggccgaaaggcatgactttatagcaatatagtcccctgtcagtagtgaaggccgtgtgttcttggtctgaggggttcatgaggatttggttatatcctgaataagcgtccataaagctcaagagctcacaccctgccgtagagtctataagcctgtcaataagaggaagagggaaactatctttcggacaccctttgtttaggtcggtgtagtcaacacacatcctccacaagaccttttgaagcgaaagactttctttggtcggatttttcctaacaaggaccacatttgctacccatgtcgggtaattgacttcgcggacaaagcctatgcctttgagtttttcaacttctgctttcattgcctcgtatcgttcagcatcataagatcttcgcttctgtctcaccggcttgatcttggggtcaatactcaaacgatgacagatgacatcgggagagatgcctggcatgtcctcgtatgacca
Above is a window of Malus sylvestris chromosome 15, drMalSylv7.2, whole genome shotgun sequence DNA encoding:
- the LOC126604361 gene encoding uncharacterized protein LOC126604361 — encoded protein: MSEPGSSSDEGSSSFSSKSESAMSESSGSLLESCTRETLDDLPNRQTLAIASSSSMALGEGVVFYAIPIVRSEFTADHLKNNLLDNEKQVEALRQSCNIPRSVGIRLVHDEEWPSEPPQGHVMFYTQILLTLGVRLPLHPWLQKMLSLIGYAPGQLNPGFWDTLIGFYIIWMECGLCEPSFHQWRYCYKMRPAKSCTGYAECACRSERERIVYGKKKAYYTWKNRWCFLYNDWEYDKGVTPEQRVLTHFQTVGCNVSTVRTICYLLWSFLASNTLLHVVTRGTIKLFGHELSNIEKVLRVPKEDRHLSKLRPLFRRYGFQPLVSESQGRSMEKVSKKTGTSTNKRKAPVLVPSEDILPHKKIHKFRGEPSVRPKSQDGVLKGPAFRKTGVEAVENAAAVVAGEGSRLLPPPLTMEHTVQESDPGSRHEGKGKERAGSVPWKDLRVATRPKDFGDINNCLAGRRFAFDELGEPLAKDESDCDRMLKLSSYVMAEYHDRLQEVERYKAKLKENKQLVDEARRNKGLLTQALQLKDETMESLKRRNGENLRLKKLLEATKKQLEVATLEVSKVRGELDGALVEISELEKSIPTEREAAVQEYLSSSTFHLAIKPYCAQEARFEKRKWMAVLDRYDDGSILRKYHEDIDEHHRKGETFILAVDPSSEDESDNEGSADAQTQHGEEDLGDAEDDGRTRSDTARGSASDENE